The nucleotide window CGGTGCGCCCGGGCGAGATCCATGCCGTGCTGGGCGAGAACGGCGCGGGCAAGTCCACGCTGATGAAGATCATCTACGGCGCCGTCAAGCCCGACGAGGGGACGGTGCAGGTGGACGGGCGCGCGGTGCACATCCGCAACCCGCAGGAGGCGCGGCAGCTGGGCATTGCCATGGTGTTCCAGCACTTCAGCCTGTTCGACACGCTCTCGGTGGCCGAGAACGTGTGGCTGGGCCTGGACAAGACCCTGTCGCTGGCCGAGGTGACGCAGCGCATCGCCGCGAAGGCGGCCGAATACGGCCTGGAGATCGACCCGCTGCGCCCGGTGCATACGCTCAGCGTGGGCGAGATGCAGCGCGTGGAGATCATCCGCGCGCTGCTGGCCAACCCGCGCCTGCTGATCCTCGACGAACCGACCTCGGTGCTCACGCCGCAGGCGGTGGAAAAGCTCTTCGTGGTGCTGCGCAAGCTGGCGGGCGAGGGCTGCAGCATCCTCTACATCAGCCACAAGCTGCACGAGATCCGCGCGCTGTGCACGGCCTGCACCGTGATGCGGGCGGGCCAGGTGACGGGGGTTTGCGATCCGCGCGAGGAATCGAATGCGTCCCTGTCACGCCTGATGATCGGCGCCGAGCCGCCCGCGCTGACCTACCGCGCGGTGCAGGCGGGCGCGCCGGTGCTGCGCGTCGAGGGGCTGACGCTGCCGCGTGGCGATGCCTTCGGCGTCGATCTCACCGACCTGCAGTTCGAGGTGCGCGCGGGCGAGGTGGTGGGCATTGCGGGGGTCTCGGGCAACGGGCAGCGGGAGCTGCTGTACGCGCTGTCGGGCGAAGACCAGCGCGCGCAGCCCGCCATGGTGCAGATCGGCGGCCCGCGCGGCATGGTGCCCAGCGGGCGCCTGAACCCGCGCCAGCGGCGCGCGCTGGGCCTGCATTTCGTGCCCGAGGAGCGCCTGGGCCGTGGCGCCGTGCCCGGCATGGGGCTGGCACACAACCTGCTTCTGACCCGTGGCGACGCGCTGGGCGCGGGCGGGTGGATCCGCATGCGCGCGTTGCGCGCGCAGGCCAGCGGCATCATCGCGCGCTTCGGCGTCAAGGCCGGGGGGCCGGATGCCACGGCGCAGTCGCTGTCGGGCGGCAACCTGCAGAAATTCATCGTGGGCCGCGAGATCGACGCGGGCCCGCGCCTGCTCATCGTCTCGCAGCCCACCTGGGGCGTGGACGTGGGCGCCGCCGCGCAGATACGCGGCGCCATCCTGGCGCTGCGCGACGCGGGCTGCGCGGTGCTGGTGCTGAGCGAGGAGCTGGACGAATTGTTTGAAATCTGTGACCGCCTGCACGTGCTGGCCAAGGGCCA belongs to Acidovorax sp. YS12 and includes:
- a CDS encoding ABC transporter ATP-binding protein — protein: MHSPDAPPASGAAPPPLRLQLAGITKRYPSVVANSGVSLAVRPGEIHAVLGENGAGKSTLMKIIYGAVKPDEGTVQVDGRAVHIRNPQEARQLGIAMVFQHFSLFDTLSVAENVWLGLDKTLSLAEVTQRIAAKAAEYGLEIDPLRPVHTLSVGEMQRVEIIRALLANPRLLILDEPTSVLTPQAVEKLFVVLRKLAGEGCSILYISHKLHEIRALCTACTVMRAGQVTGVCDPREESNASLSRLMIGAEPPALTYRAVQAGAPVLRVEGLTLPRGDAFGVDLTDLQFEVRAGEVVGIAGVSGNGQRELLYALSGEDQRAQPAMVQIGGPRGMVPSGRLNPRQRRALGLHFVPEERLGRGAVPGMGLAHNLLLTRGDALGAGGWIRMRALRAQASGIIARFGVKAGGPDATAQSLSGGNLQKFIVGREIDAGPRLLIVSQPTWGVDVGAAAQIRGAILALRDAGCAVLVLSEELDELFEICDRLHVLAKGHLSPSVARAEASVERIGEWMSGLWHAEVQEHLAHMAAHDAGHDAQEARHAQA